One window from the genome of Cyprinus carpio isolate SPL01 chromosome B1, ASM1834038v1, whole genome shotgun sequence encodes:
- the ubac2 gene encoding ubiquitin-associated domain-containing protein 2 isoform X2, which produces MKFVSCEAPSAYPFPFRSLLARFPFNFYCFYVLNPVPLVRHLVSLLSYSLRVSGMMFTSTGSRGLYKAPLSKSLLLLPTVLTVLLTVLLPQYQDLFIYNLQAVRQGKQFWRLVSGRLICLDLKDTFCSSLLIYNFRIFERRFGSHKFASFLFGAWILSAFVDLLLIEALRFMFELKVDVLPAGLLGPVFALFVPFYSSIPRVQVTQLLGHISITNKSLTYIVGAQLLTSSAYMWVVACSGLIAGMLYYSNKLAVQRFIRVPGWAARFSSVLLEPVFSDSEPTAEAPLGMGATLDIQRQQRMDMLDQQLLLSQLAHLRRNAQQQQAQTGLLNWNRFFPTLRHRGQNRHHEGPQPQQPPYIPPPDNTAVAEEQVARLMEMGFSRMDAQEALRASNNDINIATNFLLQH; this is translated from the exons ATGAAGTTTGTCTCTTGCGAGGCGCCATCCGCATACCCTTTCCCCTTTCGCTCTCTCCTAGCGAGATTTCCCTTtaacttttactgtttttacgTTTTAAATCCAGTGCCTTTGGTTCGTCATCTTGTTAGTCTTCTTAGTTATAGTCTGCGTGTAAGTGGCATGATGTTCACGTCCACCGGTTCGAGGGGATTGT ATAAAGCACCCCTGTCCAAGAGCTTACTGCTGCTTCCTACAGTCCTGACTGTGCTGCTGACTGTGCTTCTGCCTCAGTACCAGGATCTGTTCATATACAACCTCCAGGCTGTCAGGCAGGGCAAGCAG TTCTGGAGGCTGGTGAGTGGACGGCTCATCTGCTTGGACCTGAAAGACACTTTCTGCAGCAGTTTGCTTATTTACAACTTTCGTATTTTTGAGAGAAGGTTTGGCAGCCACAAATTTGCT TCCTTCCTCTTTGGAGCATGGATTCTCTCTGCTTTTGTGGACTTGCTGCTGATAGAGGCTCTTCGCTTCATGTTTGAACTAAAAGTGGATGTTCTTCCAGCTGGACT actgGGCCCAGTCTTTGCTCTCTTTGTGCCTTTCTACAGCTCCATCCCACGTGTTCAGGTCACTCAACTTCTCGGCCACATCTCAATCACAAACAAGTCTCTGACGTACATTGTGGGTGCACAG CTCCTGACCTCAAGTGCCTACATGTGGGTGGTTGCGTGCAGTGGACTA ATCGCAGGCATGTTGTATTATAGTAATAAGCTGGCAGTCCAGAGGTTCATACGTGTTCCAGGATGGGCAGCCAGATTTAGTTCGGTGCTCCTAGAGCCGGTCTTCTCCGATTCTGAGCCCACTGCGGAAGCTCCGCTGGGAATGGGCGCTACTTTAGACATCCAGAGACAGCAGAGGATGGATATGCTGGACCAGCAACTGCTCCTGTCTCAGCTGGCACACCTCAGGAGAAATGCACAGCAACAACAGGCTCAG ACAGGTCTCTTGAATTGGAACAGATTCTTCCCGACTCTAAGGCACAGAGGACAGAACCGGCACCATGAGGGTCCCCAGCCGCAACAGCCCCCCTATATACCCCCGCCGGATAACACAGCTGTTGCTGAGGAGCAG GTTGCAAGATTAATGGAGATGGGTTTCTCAAGGATGGATGCCCAAGAAGCTCTCAGAGCATCTAATAATGACATTAACATTGCAACAAACTTCTTGCTTCAgcattaa
- the ubac2 gene encoding ubiquitin-associated domain-containing protein 2 isoform X3, which produces MKFVSCEAPSAYPFPFRSLLARFPFNFYCFYVLNPVPLVRHLVSLLSYSLRVSGMMFTSTGSRGLYKAPLSKSLLLLPTVLTVLLTVLLPQYQDLFIYNLQAVRQGKQFWRLVSGRLICLDLKDTFCSSLLIYNFRIFERRFGSHKFASFLFGAWILSAFVDLLLIEALRFMFELKVDVLPAGLLGPVFALFVPFYSSIPRVQVTQLLGHISITNKSLTYIVGAQIAGMLYYSNKLAVQRFIRVPGWAARFSSVLLEPVFSDSEPTAEAPLGMGATLDIQRQQRMDMLDQQLLLSQLAHLRRNAQQQQAQQTGLLNWNRFFPTLRHRGQNRHHEGPQPQQPPYIPPPDNTAVAEEQVARLMEMGFSRMDAQEALRASNNDINIATNFLLQH; this is translated from the exons ATGAAGTTTGTCTCTTGCGAGGCGCCATCCGCATACCCTTTCCCCTTTCGCTCTCTCCTAGCGAGATTTCCCTTtaacttttactgtttttacgTTTTAAATCCAGTGCCTTTGGTTCGTCATCTTGTTAGTCTTCTTAGTTATAGTCTGCGTGTAAGTGGCATGATGTTCACGTCCACCGGTTCGAGGGGATTGT ATAAAGCACCCCTGTCCAAGAGCTTACTGCTGCTTCCTACAGTCCTGACTGTGCTGCTGACTGTGCTTCTGCCTCAGTACCAGGATCTGTTCATATACAACCTCCAGGCTGTCAGGCAGGGCAAGCAG TTCTGGAGGCTGGTGAGTGGACGGCTCATCTGCTTGGACCTGAAAGACACTTTCTGCAGCAGTTTGCTTATTTACAACTTTCGTATTTTTGAGAGAAGGTTTGGCAGCCACAAATTTGCT TCCTTCCTCTTTGGAGCATGGATTCTCTCTGCTTTTGTGGACTTGCTGCTGATAGAGGCTCTTCGCTTCATGTTTGAACTAAAAGTGGATGTTCTTCCAGCTGGACT actgGGCCCAGTCTTTGCTCTCTTTGTGCCTTTCTACAGCTCCATCCCACGTGTTCAGGTCACTCAACTTCTCGGCCACATCTCAATCACAAACAAGTCTCTGACGTACATTGTGGGTGCACAG ATCGCAGGCATGTTGTATTATAGTAATAAGCTGGCAGTCCAGAGGTTCATACGTGTTCCAGGATGGGCAGCCAGATTTAGTTCGGTGCTCCTAGAGCCGGTCTTCTCCGATTCTGAGCCCACTGCGGAAGCTCCGCTGGGAATGGGCGCTACTTTAGACATCCAGAGACAGCAGAGGATGGATATGCTGGACCAGCAACTGCTCCTGTCTCAGCTGGCACACCTCAGGAGAAATGCACAGCAACAACAGGCTCAG CAGACAGGTCTCTTGAATTGGAACAGATTCTTCCCGACTCTAAGGCACAGAGGACAGAACCGGCACCATGAGGGTCCCCAGCCGCAACAGCCCCCCTATATACCCCCGCCGGATAACACAGCTGTTGCTGAGGAGCAG GTTGCAAGATTAATGGAGATGGGTTTCTCAAGGATGGATGCCCAAGAAGCTCTCAGAGCATCTAATAATGACATTAACATTGCAACAAACTTCTTGCTTCAgcattaa
- the ubac2 gene encoding ubiquitin-associated domain-containing protein 2 isoform X1, with amino-acid sequence MKFVSCEAPSAYPFPFRSLLARFPFNFYCFYVLNPVPLVRHLVSLLSYSLRVSGMMFTSTGSRGLYKAPLSKSLLLLPTVLTVLLTVLLPQYQDLFIYNLQAVRQGKQFWRLVSGRLICLDLKDTFCSSLLIYNFRIFERRFGSHKFASFLFGAWILSAFVDLLLIEALRFMFELKVDVLPAGLLGPVFALFVPFYSSIPRVQVTQLLGHISITNKSLTYIVGAQLLTSSAYMWVVACSGLIAGMLYYSNKLAVQRFIRVPGWAARFSSVLLEPVFSDSEPTAEAPLGMGATLDIQRQQRMDMLDQQLLLSQLAHLRRNAQQQQAQQTGLLNWNRFFPTLRHRGQNRHHEGPQPQQPPYIPPPDNTAVAEEQVARLMEMGFSRMDAQEALRASNNDINIATNFLLQH; translated from the exons ATGAAGTTTGTCTCTTGCGAGGCGCCATCCGCATACCCTTTCCCCTTTCGCTCTCTCCTAGCGAGATTTCCCTTtaacttttactgtttttacgTTTTAAATCCAGTGCCTTTGGTTCGTCATCTTGTTAGTCTTCTTAGTTATAGTCTGCGTGTAAGTGGCATGATGTTCACGTCCACCGGTTCGAGGGGATTGT ATAAAGCACCCCTGTCCAAGAGCTTACTGCTGCTTCCTACAGTCCTGACTGTGCTGCTGACTGTGCTTCTGCCTCAGTACCAGGATCTGTTCATATACAACCTCCAGGCTGTCAGGCAGGGCAAGCAG TTCTGGAGGCTGGTGAGTGGACGGCTCATCTGCTTGGACCTGAAAGACACTTTCTGCAGCAGTTTGCTTATTTACAACTTTCGTATTTTTGAGAGAAGGTTTGGCAGCCACAAATTTGCT TCCTTCCTCTTTGGAGCATGGATTCTCTCTGCTTTTGTGGACTTGCTGCTGATAGAGGCTCTTCGCTTCATGTTTGAACTAAAAGTGGATGTTCTTCCAGCTGGACT actgGGCCCAGTCTTTGCTCTCTTTGTGCCTTTCTACAGCTCCATCCCACGTGTTCAGGTCACTCAACTTCTCGGCCACATCTCAATCACAAACAAGTCTCTGACGTACATTGTGGGTGCACAG CTCCTGACCTCAAGTGCCTACATGTGGGTGGTTGCGTGCAGTGGACTA ATCGCAGGCATGTTGTATTATAGTAATAAGCTGGCAGTCCAGAGGTTCATACGTGTTCCAGGATGGGCAGCCAGATTTAGTTCGGTGCTCCTAGAGCCGGTCTTCTCCGATTCTGAGCCCACTGCGGAAGCTCCGCTGGGAATGGGCGCTACTTTAGACATCCAGAGACAGCAGAGGATGGATATGCTGGACCAGCAACTGCTCCTGTCTCAGCTGGCACACCTCAGGAGAAATGCACAGCAACAACAGGCTCAG CAGACAGGTCTCTTGAATTGGAACAGATTCTTCCCGACTCTAAGGCACAGAGGACAGAACCGGCACCATGAGGGTCCCCAGCCGCAACAGCCCCCCTATATACCCCCGCCGGATAACACAGCTGTTGCTGAGGAGCAG GTTGCAAGATTAATGGAGATGGGTTTCTCAAGGATGGATGCCCAAGAAGCTCTCAGAGCATCTAATAATGACATTAACATTGCAACAAACTTCTTGCTTCAgcattaa
- the LOC109052929 gene encoding G-protein coupled receptor 183-B-like yields MGPDLEQNVSCNNLYDHRPVARILIPLAYSIICPVGLLGNALALHVIFRNITKLNSITLYSANLAVSDILFCLSLPLRAVYYGLGFHWPLGEGLCKAITLLFYLNCYAGVNFMTCLAIDRFMALVFPLKLAKLRRVKNARLVCLGIWLLVLAQTLPLLTINLTKTEHDNSITCMEYPNFEGLFKGLPYLLIVGVVLGFGVPLVTIIACYSILTRQLHLAAKSNRLTERSGRTKKARGVIAGVVFVFVVCFSPYHLDLLQYMIRKLIYDPDCKELQSFQISLHITVCLMNLNSCLDPFVYFFACKGYKQKLMRMMKWQVGTHFSSVGRTSHESSGTGDARGTRRNTGITMKNIRESQ; encoded by the coding sequence ATGGGCCCAGATTTAGAGCAAAACGTCTCTTGCAACAACTTGTATGACCATCGTCCAGTGGCCCGAATTCTCATACCTCTGGCCTATTCCATCATATGTCCAGTGGGACTTTTAGGCAACGCCCTGGCTCTTCATGTGATCTTCCGCAACATCACCAAACTTAATTCCATCACGCTTTATTCCGCCAACCTGGCTGTGTCTGATATCCTGTTCTGCCTGTCGCTTCCCCTACGAGCAGTTTACTATGGCCTTGGCTTCCACTGGCCCCTGGGGGAAGGACTATGTAAAGCCATAACACTGCTCTTCTATTTGAACTGCTATGCTGGAGTAAACTTCATGACTTGTCTGGCAATCGATCGTTTTATGGCACTGGTGTTTCCTCTGAAGCTGGCCAAATTGAGAAGAGTGAAAAATGCCCGATTAGTGTGTCTGGGCATATGGCTGCTGGTGTTGGCCCAGACGCTGCCTCTCCTGACCATTAACTTGACCAAAACGGAGCATGACAACAGCATCACCTGTATGGAATACCCTAATTTTGAGGGCCTTTTCAAAGGGCTGCCCTACTTGCTGATTGTTGGGGTAGTTTTAGGCTTTGGAGTCCCACTGGTGACAATCATCGCCTGCTACTCTATATTGACCCGTCAACTACATCTAGCAGCAAAGTCGAACCGGCTGACAGAACGTTCTGGAAGGACCAAAAAAGCAAGAGGAGTGATCGCAGGAGTGgtatttgtgtttgtggtgtgtttcAGCCCATACCATCTAGACCTTCTGCAATACATGATCCGAAAACTTATCTATGATCCAGACTGCAAGGAGCTACAGTCCTTTCAGATATCCCTGCATATTACAGTGTGCCTTATGAACTTAAATTCGTGCCTGGATCcctttgtttacttttttgcATGTAAAGGCTACAAGCAGAAGCTGATGAGAATGATGAAGTGGCAGGTTGGCACCCACTTCTCCAGTGTTGGAAGAACCTCACATGAAAGTTCAGGCACAGGCGATGCGCGCGGCACACGCCGCAACACAGGAATAACAATGAAGAATATTAGAGAAAGTCAGTAA